One stretch of Streptomyces agglomeratus DNA includes these proteins:
- a CDS encoding ABC transporter ATP-binding protein — MAADQGWARRLAGYAWRYRRNVVLALGSSLGGMAVMALVPLITKVVIDDVIGARTRSLAVWTGLLIAAAVVVYALTYIRRYYGGRLALDVQHDLRTDMYGTITRLDGRRQDELSTGQVVGRATSDLQLIQGLLFMLPMTIGNILLFLISLVIMAWLSPLLTLVALAVAPALWFIAKRSRTRLFPATWYAQGQVAAVAGVVDGAVSGVRVVKGFGQEDQETGKLREVSRRLFAGRMRTVRLNSRYTPALQSVPALGQVAMLALGGWLATRGEITLGTFVAFSTYLAQLVGPVRMLAMVLTVGQQARAGVERVLELIDTEPSIEDGTKELPADAPATVEFDDVSFGYDDERPVLDGFSLEIRAGETVAVVGSSGSGKSTVSMLLPRFYDVSRGAVLVGGYDVRELTLDSLRAAIGLVPEDSFLFSDTVRANIAYGLPDATDEQVRTAARAAQADGFISELPNGYDTTVGEHGLTLSGGQRQRIALARAILTDPRLLLLDDATSAVDARVEHEIHEALKSVMAGRTTLLIAHRRSTLNLADRIAVLDGGRLADIGTHEELQERSALYRRLLTDPDELGGVSPGHILTKAPEPADDRTVQAELDAEFDAERGITPDLWVRDETSPADRAADHAPGMPATPELLAQVEALPPANDVPAVDEARAVRPEESYGLRRLLRGFGLPLLVSLVLVAVDAGMGLLLPVLIRHGIDEGVTQLALGAVWAAAGLALLSVLAQWVAQTAEMRMTGRTGERVLYALRLKIFAQLQRLGLDYYERELTGRIMTRMTTDVDALSTFLQTGLVTAFVSVVTFFGIMVALLVIDVQLALVVFATLPVLIIGTYFFRKSSVKAYELARDRVGVVNADLQESVSGLRIVQAFRRERSGAERFAGRSDSYRQARVRGQWLISIYFPFVQLLSSVAAAAVLIVGAGRVEAGTLTTGALVAYLLYIDLFFAPVQQLSQVFDGYQQATVSLRRIQELLREPTSTAPAERPKEVGALRGEIAFEDVRFQYGSADQPEEALSGIDLRIPAGQTVAFVGETGAGKSTVVKLVARFYDPTSGRVTADGTDLRDLDITAYRHRLGVVPQEAYLFAGTVRDAIAYGRHDATDAEVEAAARAVGAHDMIATLDGGYLHEVAERGRNLSAGQRQLIALARAELVDPDVLLLDEATAALDLATEALVNQATDRLTGRRTTLVVAHRLTTAARADRVVVMDRGRVVEDGTHDELLALDGTYARLWRTFVGEDEPAAV; from the coding sequence GTGGCGGCAGATCAGGGGTGGGCACGGCGGCTGGCGGGCTATGCCTGGAGGTACCGGCGCAATGTCGTGCTCGCGCTCGGATCGTCGCTCGGCGGCATGGCCGTCATGGCGCTCGTCCCGCTGATCACCAAGGTCGTCATCGACGACGTCATCGGCGCGCGGACGCGGTCCCTCGCCGTCTGGACCGGCCTGCTCATAGCCGCCGCCGTCGTCGTGTACGCCCTGACCTACATCCGGCGCTACTACGGCGGCCGCCTGGCCCTCGACGTCCAGCACGACCTGCGCACCGACATGTACGGGACCATCACCCGGCTCGACGGACGCCGACAGGACGAGCTGTCCACCGGCCAGGTCGTCGGCCGCGCCACCAGCGACCTCCAGCTCATCCAGGGCCTGCTGTTCATGCTCCCGATGACCATCGGGAACATCCTGCTCTTCCTCATCTCGCTCGTGATCATGGCGTGGCTCTCGCCGCTGCTCACCCTCGTCGCCCTCGCCGTGGCCCCCGCCCTGTGGTTCATCGCCAAGCGCAGCCGCACCCGGCTCTTCCCGGCCACCTGGTACGCCCAGGGCCAGGTAGCCGCCGTCGCGGGTGTCGTCGACGGGGCCGTGTCCGGCGTACGGGTCGTGAAGGGCTTCGGCCAGGAGGACCAGGAGACCGGCAAGCTGCGCGAGGTCAGCCGCCGGCTGTTCGCCGGGCGCATGCGGACCGTACGGCTCAATTCGCGCTACACCCCCGCCCTCCAGTCCGTGCCCGCCCTCGGCCAGGTCGCGATGCTCGCCCTCGGCGGCTGGCTCGCGACGCGCGGGGAGATCACCCTGGGTACGTTCGTGGCCTTCTCCACCTACCTCGCCCAGCTCGTGGGGCCCGTCCGCATGCTCGCCATGGTGCTCACCGTCGGCCAGCAGGCACGGGCCGGCGTCGAGCGCGTCCTGGAGCTGATCGACACCGAGCCGTCCATCGAGGACGGGACCAAGGAGCTCCCCGCCGACGCTCCGGCCACCGTCGAGTTCGACGACGTGTCGTTCGGTTACGACGACGAGCGTCCGGTCCTCGACGGCTTCTCCCTGGAGATCCGGGCCGGCGAGACCGTCGCCGTCGTCGGCTCGTCCGGCAGCGGCAAGTCCACCGTCTCGATGCTCCTCCCGCGCTTCTACGACGTCTCCCGGGGCGCCGTCCTCGTCGGCGGGTACGACGTGCGCGAGCTGACGCTCGACTCGCTGCGGGCCGCCATCGGGCTCGTCCCGGAGGACAGCTTCCTGTTCTCCGACACCGTCCGCGCCAACATCGCGTACGGCCTGCCGGACGCGACCGACGAGCAGGTCAGGACCGCCGCCCGCGCCGCCCAGGCCGACGGCTTCATATCCGAGCTGCCGAACGGCTACGACACCACCGTCGGCGAGCACGGCCTCACCCTCTCCGGCGGCCAGCGCCAGCGCATCGCCCTCGCCCGCGCCATCCTCACCGACCCCCGCCTGCTCCTCCTCGACGACGCCACGTCCGCCGTGGACGCCCGCGTCGAGCACGAGATCCACGAGGCGCTGAAGTCCGTCATGGCCGGGCGCACGACGCTGCTCATCGCCCACCGCCGCTCCACCCTCAACCTCGCCGACCGCATCGCCGTGCTCGACGGCGGCCGGCTCGCCGACATCGGTACGCACGAGGAACTCCAGGAGCGCTCCGCCCTCTACCGGCGGCTGCTCACCGACCCCGACGAGCTCGGCGGCGTATCGCCCGGCCACATCCTCACCAAGGCTCCCGAACCGGCCGACGACCGGACCGTGCAGGCGGAGCTCGACGCCGAGTTCGACGCCGAGCGCGGCATCACGCCCGACCTGTGGGTACGGGACGAGACCTCGCCCGCCGACCGGGCCGCCGACCACGCGCCCGGCATGCCCGCGACCCCCGAGCTGCTCGCACAGGTCGAGGCGCTGCCGCCGGCGAACGACGTACCCGCCGTCGACGAGGCCCGCGCCGTCCGCCCCGAGGAGTCGTACGGCCTGCGCCGCCTGCTGCGCGGCTTCGGGCTTCCCCTGCTGGTCAGCCTCGTGCTCGTCGCCGTCGACGCCGGCATGGGCCTGCTCCTGCCGGTCCTGATCCGGCACGGCATCGACGAGGGCGTCACCCAGCTCGCGCTCGGCGCGGTGTGGGCGGCGGCCGGGCTGGCGCTGCTGTCCGTCCTCGCGCAGTGGGTCGCGCAGACCGCCGAGATGCGGATGACCGGCCGGACCGGCGAGCGCGTGCTCTACGCGCTCCGGCTCAAGATCTTCGCCCAGCTCCAGCGCCTCGGCCTCGACTACTACGAGCGCGAGCTGACCGGCCGCATCATGACCCGCATGACGACGGACGTCGACGCCCTGTCGACGTTCCTCCAGACCGGACTCGTCACCGCCTTCGTCTCCGTCGTCACCTTCTTCGGCATCATGGTCGCCCTCCTCGTCATCGACGTGCAGCTCGCCCTGGTCGTCTTCGCCACGCTGCCGGTCCTGATCATCGGCACGTACTTCTTCCGCAAGTCGAGCGTCAAGGCGTACGAGCTCGCCCGCGACCGCGTCGGTGTCGTCAACGCCGACCTCCAGGAGTCGGTCTCCGGACTGCGCATCGTCCAGGCGTTCCGGCGCGAGCGCTCGGGCGCCGAGCGGTTCGCCGGGCGCAGCGACAGCTACCGGCAGGCGCGGGTACGCGGCCAGTGGCTGATATCGATCTACTTCCCGTTCGTCCAGCTGCTGTCCTCCGTCGCCGCCGCCGCGGTGCTGATCGTCGGCGCCGGGCGGGTAGAGGCGGGCACGCTCACCACCGGCGCGCTCGTCGCGTACCTCCTCTACATCGACCTGTTCTTCGCTCCCGTACAGCAGCTCTCGCAGGTCTTCGACGGATACCAGCAGGCCACCGTCTCCCTGCGGCGCATCCAGGAACTCCTCCGGGAGCCCACCTCGACCGCCCCCGCCGAGCGGCCGAAGGAGGTCGGGGCACTGCGCGGAGAGATCGCCTTCGAGGACGTCCGCTTCCAGTACGGGTCCGCCGACCAGCCGGAGGAAGCGCTCAGCGGCATCGACCTGCGCATCCCGGCGGGCCAGACCGTCGCCTTCGTCGGCGAGACGGGCGCGGGCAAGTCCACCGTGGTCAAGCTCGTCGCCCGCTTCTACGACCCGACCTCGGGGCGGGTCACCGCCGACGGCACCGACCTGCGCGACCTGGACATCACGGCGTACCGGCACCGCCTCGGCGTCGTACCGCAGGAGGCGTACCTCTTCGCGGGCACGGTCCGCGACGCCATCGCGTACGGGCGGCACGACGCCACCGACGCCGAGGTCGAGGCGGCGGCCCGCGCGGTCGGCGCGCACGACATGATCGCGACCCTGGACGGCGGCTACCTGCACGAGGTCGCCGAACGCGGCCGCAACCTGTCCGCCGGACAGCGCCAGCTCATCGCGCTCGCCCGCGCCGAGCTCGTCGACCCGGACGTCCTGCTGCTCGACGAGGCGACGGCGGCCCTCGACCTGGCCACGGAGGCCCTGGTCAACCAGGCCACCGACCGCCTCACCGGCCGCCGCACCACGCTGGTCGTCGCCCACCGCCTGACGACGGCGGCGCGCGCGGACCGGGTCGTGGTCATGGACCGCGGCCGGGTCGTCGAGGACGGCACGCACGACGAACTGCTGGCCCTGGACGGGACGTACGCCCGCCTGTGGCGCACCTTCGTCGGAGAGGACGAGCCGGCGGCCGTCTGA
- a CDS encoding S28 family serine protease, which translates to MRKARSLLLSFAVLIGTVGLGSTPAGAVTTAEPEQQDIKERILAIPGMSLVEEKPYTGYRYFVLNYTQPVDHRQPSKGTFKQRITLLHKDTNRPTVFFTSGYNVSTTPRRSEPTQIIDGNQVSMEYRFFTPSRPSPADWSKLDIKQAASDQHRIFTELKKIYSKKWISTGGSKGGMTATYYERFYPRDMDGVVAYVAPNDVVNKEDAAYDRFFRNVGTKECRDALNAVQREALVRRGPLTAKLKEWADANNATFDTVGSLDKAYESTVLDFVWAFWQYSRASDCANVPAADSSDQVIYDYVDAISGFSAYSDESLATYTPYYYQAGTQLGAPQVKYPHLDGLMKYGPEFFQPRVYVPRDIPMKFDPRVMRDVDGWVRHNATRMLFVNGQNDPWSAEPFRLGKGARDSYVYTAPGANHGANVAGLVPEQKAKATAEILEWAGVAPAAVQADPAKAKPLASYDAKLDKREQRQTLRP; encoded by the coding sequence ATGCGCAAGGCGCGCAGCTTGCTGCTGTCGTTCGCGGTGCTCATAGGCACCGTAGGACTCGGCAGCACACCGGCCGGGGCGGTCACCACCGCGGAGCCGGAGCAGCAGGACATCAAGGAGCGAATACTCGCGATACCGGGCATGAGCCTGGTGGAGGAGAAGCCGTACACCGGCTATCGCTATTTCGTACTGAACTACACCCAGCCGGTCGACCACCGGCAGCCGTCCAAGGGCACGTTCAAGCAGCGGATCACCCTGCTGCACAAGGACACGAACCGCCCGACGGTCTTCTTCACCAGCGGCTACAACGTCTCGACGACACCGCGCCGCAGTGAGCCGACGCAGATCATCGACGGCAACCAGGTGTCGATGGAGTACCGCTTCTTCACTCCGTCCCGGCCGTCGCCCGCCGACTGGTCGAAGCTCGACATCAAGCAGGCCGCGAGCGACCAGCACCGCATCTTCACGGAGCTGAAGAAGATCTACTCCAAGAAGTGGATCTCCACCGGCGGCTCCAAGGGCGGTATGACCGCCACGTACTACGAGCGCTTCTACCCGCGCGACATGGACGGCGTCGTCGCGTACGTCGCCCCCAACGACGTGGTGAACAAGGAGGACGCGGCGTACGACCGCTTCTTCCGGAACGTCGGCACCAAGGAGTGCCGCGACGCGCTCAACGCCGTGCAGCGCGAGGCACTCGTGCGGCGCGGTCCGCTGACCGCGAAGCTCAAGGAGTGGGCGGACGCCAACAACGCCACCTTCGACACCGTCGGCAGCCTGGACAAGGCGTACGAGTCCACGGTCCTCGACTTCGTGTGGGCCTTCTGGCAGTACAGCCGGGCGAGCGACTGCGCGAACGTGCCCGCCGCCGACTCGTCCGACCAGGTCATCTACGACTACGTCGACGCGATCTCCGGCTTCTCCGCCTACAGCGACGAGAGCCTGGCGACGTACACGCCGTACTACTACCAGGCGGGCACCCAGCTGGGCGCGCCGCAGGTGAAGTACCCGCACCTCGACGGGCTCATGAAGTACGGCCCGGAGTTCTTCCAGCCGCGCGTCTACGTGCCGCGCGACATCCCGATGAAGTTCGACCCGCGCGTCATGCGTGACGTGGACGGCTGGGTGCGGCACAACGCCACCCGGATGCTGTTCGTGAACGGGCAGAACGACCCGTGGAGCGCCGAGCCGTTCCGCCTCGGCAAGGGCGCGCGCGACTCGTACGTCTACACCGCGCCCGGCGCCAACCACGGCGCCAACGTCGCGGGCCTCGTGCCCGAGCAGAAGGCGAAGGCGACCGCCGAGATCCTCGAATGGGCGGGCGTGGCCCCGGCCGCCGTCCAGGCGGACCCGGCGAAGGCGAAGCCACTGGCGTCGTACGACGCGAAGCTCGACAAGCGCGAGCAGCGGCAGACGCTGCGGCCGTAG
- a CDS encoding glycoside hydrolase family 3 protein: MHHHRTSRRTLLTATAAAVAATAISTTPAGAASDASVTASTRARLKRLVSRMSLEEKVGQLFVMRVYGHSATEPDQADIDANLKETGVRTAAELVAKYHVGGIIYFAWAHNTRDPHQIADLSNGIQRAGLAQDTPVPLLISTDQEHGIVARVGKPVTLVPGAMALGAGGSRSAARKAARIAGAELAAMGITQNYAPVADVNVNPANPVIGVRSFGADPQAVAGMVAAQVKGYQGAGIAATSKHFPGHGDTKDDSHYSLPTIHHTAEQWEELDAPPFRAAIAAGIDSIMTAHIVVPALDKSEDPATLSKPILTGVLRERLGYDGVVVTDSLAMAGVRQKYGDDRVPVLALLAGCDQLLNPPDLPVAWNAVLKAVRDGELSTERVDESILRILLLKAKLGLFRDPYVSHEGVDRTVGVRPHLAAADRIADGTTTLLANESGLLPLGRRTHRNVLVVGADPASPTASTGPPTTVIAKALGELGFTATALSTGITPTPAKIKEAVAAAKGRDAVIVATYNVSATSPQRTLVRELAATGVPVVALAIRNPYDIAQLAGTGFGASVAAYSWTDVELCAAVRVITGHTVPRGKLPVPIQRADDPAKVLYPLGHGLTYPVGRGT, translated from the coding sequence GTGCACCATCACCGCACCTCCAGACGCACCCTGCTCACCGCGACCGCCGCCGCAGTGGCCGCGACCGCCATCAGCACGACGCCGGCCGGGGCGGCGTCCGACGCGTCCGTCACGGCCTCCACCCGCGCCCGCCTCAAGCGCCTCGTCTCCCGGATGAGCCTGGAGGAGAAGGTCGGCCAGCTCTTCGTCATGCGGGTGTACGGGCACTCCGCGACCGAGCCCGACCAGGCCGACATCGACGCCAACCTGAAGGAGACGGGGGTCAGGACCGCCGCCGAACTCGTCGCGAAGTATCACGTCGGCGGCATCATCTACTTCGCCTGGGCGCACAACACCCGCGACCCCCACCAGATCGCCGACCTCTCCAACGGCATCCAGCGGGCCGGGCTCGCGCAGGACACGCCGGTCCCCCTGCTCATCTCCACCGACCAGGAGCACGGCATCGTCGCCCGCGTCGGCAAGCCCGTGACCCTCGTGCCGGGCGCGATGGCGCTCGGGGCCGGCGGGTCGCGCTCCGCCGCCCGCAAGGCGGCGCGGATCGCCGGGGCCGAGCTGGCCGCCATGGGCATCACGCAGAACTACGCGCCCGTCGCGGACGTCAACGTCAACCCCGCCAACCCGGTCATCGGCGTACGGTCCTTCGGCGCCGATCCGCAGGCGGTCGCGGGCATGGTCGCCGCGCAGGTCAAGGGCTACCAGGGGGCCGGGATCGCCGCCACGTCCAAGCACTTCCCCGGGCACGGCGACACCAAGGACGACAGCCACTACTCCCTGCCGACGATCCATCACACCGCCGAGCAGTGGGAGGAGCTGGACGCCCCGCCGTTCCGGGCCGCCATCGCCGCCGGCATCGACTCGATCATGACCGCCCACATCGTCGTACCGGCGCTGGACAAGAGCGAGGACCCGGCGACGCTCTCCAAGCCGATCCTCACCGGTGTGCTGCGCGAGCGGCTGGGCTACGACGGGGTCGTGGTGACCGACTCCCTCGCCATGGCGGGCGTGCGCCAGAAGTACGGCGACGACCGCGTGCCCGTCCTCGCGCTCCTCGCCGGGTGCGACCAACTGCTCAACCCGCCGGACCTGCCCGTCGCCTGGAACGCCGTCCTCAAGGCGGTGCGCGACGGCGAACTGAGCACGGAGCGGGTCGATGAATCGATCCTGCGCATCCTGCTGCTCAAGGCCAAGCTGGGCCTGTTCCGCGATCCCTACGTCTCCCACGAGGGTGTGGACCGGACCGTGGGCGTGCGTCCCCACCTCGCCGCGGCCGACCGGATCGCGGACGGGACGACCACGCTGCTCGCCAACGAGAGCGGTCTGCTGCCGCTCGGCCGTCGTACGCACCGGAACGTGCTCGTGGTCGGGGCCGACCCCGCTTCCCCCACCGCCTCCACCGGGCCGCCCACCACCGTCATCGCCAAGGCCCTCGGCGAACTGGGCTTCACCGCCACCGCGCTGTCCACCGGGATCACCCCGACCCCGGCGAAGATCAAGGAAGCGGTGGCGGCGGCCAAGGGCAGGGACGCGGTGATCGTGGCGACGTACAACGTCTCGGCGACCAGTCCGCAGCGCACCCTCGTGCGTGAGCTGGCCGCGACCGGCGTGCCCGTCGTGGCCCTCGCCATCCGCAATCCGTACGACATCGCCCAGCTCGCGGGGACCGGGTTCGGCGCGAGCGTCGCGGCGTACTCCTGGACCGATGTGGAACTGTGCGCGGCCGTACGCGTCATCACCGGCCATACGGTCCCCCGGGGGAAGCTGCCCGTTCCGATACAGCGCGCGGACGATCCGGCGAAGGTGCTGTATCCGCTCGGGCACGGTCTGACGTACCCGGTCGGCCGGGGAACGTAG
- a CDS encoding sugar phosphate isomerase/epimerase family protein — translation MKYAFSTLGVPGMPMSDVARLADATGYDGVELRAHPEEPVHPSIGVEERADVVEQFDAAGVRILAVAGYARVAAPGDDEPVYEELRGLLALARDLGAPYVRVFPGGGDGQSQEEADATAARRLGLAAETAADMGVRILLETHDSHRTGAAAARVLGPVGHKNVGALWDVMHTWLGGETPVAAHAVLAPHLGYTQVKDIASADDTTPLALGAGVLPLGECLGLLDDDAWVCWEYEKRWYPRAADLPDLLTVGREYLEQVGR, via the coding sequence GTGAAGTACGCCTTCTCCACCCTCGGGGTGCCGGGCATGCCGATGAGCGATGTCGCACGGCTGGCCGACGCGACGGGTTACGACGGGGTGGAGCTGCGCGCGCACCCCGAGGAGCCCGTACATCCGTCCATCGGCGTGGAGGAACGGGCGGACGTCGTCGAGCAGTTCGACGCGGCGGGCGTAAGGATCCTGGCGGTGGCGGGGTACGCGCGAGTGGCGGCCCCGGGCGACGACGAGCCCGTGTACGAGGAGCTGCGCGGCCTGCTGGCGCTCGCGCGCGACCTCGGGGCGCCGTACGTCCGGGTCTTCCCCGGCGGCGGCGACGGACAGAGCCAGGAGGAGGCGGACGCGACGGCGGCCCGGCGCCTGGGGCTGGCGGCGGAGACCGCGGCCGACATGGGCGTACGGATCCTGCTGGAGACGCACGACTCGCACCGCACGGGCGCGGCGGCCGCGCGCGTCCTGGGGCCCGTGGGGCACAAGAACGTGGGCGCGCTGTGGGACGTGATGCACACCTGGCTGGGCGGTGAGACCCCGGTGGCGGCGCACGCCGTATTGGCCCCGCACCTGGGATACACCCAGGTCAAGGACATCGCGTCGGCCGACGACACGACCCCGCTGGCGCTGGGCGCGGGCGTCCTGCCGCTGGGCGAGTGCCTGGGGCTGCTGGACGACGACGCGTGGGTGTGCTGGGAGTACGAGAAGCGCTGGTACCCGCGGGCGGCGGACCTGCCGGACCTGCTTACGGTCGGCCGCGAGTACCTGGAGCAGGTGGGACGCTAG
- a CDS encoding ABC transporter substrate-binding protein, translating to MAVQRRPRTGAVRLALATRIVAYIQAGATLWDHGLLPLGVFGSYHDGDAPDRAKSGHLPFGEVTYFGAGASFDPGRLLSSGADLVVAVSYKNGQVYGIDPDAAKRLEEQVPVVVLDVGQDRSLDAIRGRFAALAASLGGAEPPVSLDAARERLRTAATDDAPRVLALSAAGGDQVHLARPHSWPDLRALAELGVRLVEPPTGAGANWSTVTWTEARSLAPEVVLADTRANAAPLEAARLGSARVIPWNPELPASSAAHARFFTRTAQALKPH from the coding sequence ATGGCAGTTCAGCGACGACCGCGGACAGGTGCTGTCCGCCTCGCGCTGGCCACCCGGATCGTCGCCTACATCCAGGCCGGCGCCACCCTCTGGGACCACGGCTTACTCCCGCTGGGTGTCTTCGGCTCGTACCACGACGGTGACGCACCCGACCGTGCCAAGTCCGGTCACCTTCCCTTCGGCGAAGTCACCTACTTCGGCGCCGGCGCCTCCTTCGACCCCGGTCGTCTGCTCTCCTCCGGAGCCGATCTCGTCGTGGCTGTCAGCTACAAGAACGGCCAGGTGTACGGAATCGATCCCGACGCCGCCAAGCGTCTGGAGGAACAGGTGCCGGTCGTCGTCCTGGACGTCGGGCAGGACCGTTCGCTCGACGCGATCCGCGGGCGCTTCGCCGCCCTGGCGGCCTCCCTGGGCGGCGCGGAGCCCCCGGTCTCCCTGGACGCGGCGCGCGAGCGCCTGCGGACGGCCGCCACGGACGACGCGCCGCGCGTCCTGGCCCTCTCCGCGGCGGGCGGCGACCAGGTCCACCTGGCCCGCCCGCACTCCTGGCCCGACCTGCGCGCCCTGGCGGAACTGGGCGTACGCCTGGTGGAGCCGCCCACCGGCGCCGGCGCCAACTGGTCCACCGTCACCTGGACCGAGGCGCGGTCGCTCGCCCCCGAGGTGGTCCTGGCGGACACCCGCGCCAACGCCGCCCCGCTGGAGGCCGCGCGCCTGGGCAGCGCCCGCGTGATCCCCTGGAACCCGGAACTCCCCGCCAGCAGCGCGGCCCACGCCCGCTTCTTCACCCGAACGGCCCAGGCCCTGAAGCCCCATTGA
- a CDS encoding LacI family DNA-binding transcriptional regulator has translation MTVTLADVAARAQVSPATVSRVLNGNYPVAAATRERVLRAVDDLDYVLNGPASALAAATSDLVGILVNDIADPFFGIMAGAAQSQIGGTQGPGAGRAGGEKLAIVCNTGGSPERELTYLTLLQRQRAAAVILTGGALEDPGHSAAVAAKLGKLADGGTRVVLCGRPPLALPEGGDGGPVAAALTFDNRGGARRLTEHLLALGHRTIGYVAGPVERTTTRHRLEGHREAMAAAGLGGTVDALTVHGPYDRRSGYDATLELLRREPGLTAVVAANDTVALGACAALRERGRSIPDDVSVAGFDDLPFSADAMPALTTVRLPLYEAGARAGRLAMGREAVPGGVVPVPAELVVRGSTGVAAVRG, from the coding sequence ATGACAGTGACCTTGGCGGACGTGGCAGCCCGCGCCCAGGTGTCGCCGGCCACCGTCTCCCGCGTGCTCAACGGCAACTATCCGGTCGCCGCTGCCACCAGGGAACGGGTGCTGCGCGCGGTCGACGACCTCGATTACGTACTGAACGGCCCGGCGAGCGCGCTTGCCGCCGCGACCTCCGATCTGGTCGGGATCCTGGTGAACGACATCGCCGATCCCTTCTTCGGGATCATGGCCGGGGCGGCCCAGTCGCAGATAGGCGGGACGCAGGGGCCGGGTGCGGGGCGGGCGGGCGGCGAGAAGCTCGCGATCGTCTGCAATACGGGGGGCTCGCCGGAGCGGGAACTGACGTACCTGACGCTGTTGCAGCGCCAGCGCGCCGCCGCGGTGATCCTCACCGGGGGCGCGCTCGAGGACCCCGGGCACTCGGCGGCGGTCGCGGCGAAGCTCGGGAAGCTGGCGGACGGGGGCACGCGGGTGGTGCTGTGCGGGCGGCCGCCGCTGGCGCTGCCGGAGGGCGGGGACGGGGGGCCGGTGGCTGCCGCGCTCACCTTCGACAACCGGGGCGGGGCGCGGCGGCTCACCGAGCACCTGCTGGCGCTCGGGCACCGGACGATCGGGTACGTCGCCGGGCCGGTGGAGCGTACGACCACCCGCCACCGGCTGGAGGGGCACCGGGAGGCGATGGCGGCGGCCGGGCTGGGCGGCACGGTGGACGCCCTGACGGTGCACGGGCCGTACGACCGGCGGTCGGGGTACGACGCGACGCTGGAGCTGCTGCGGCGGGAGCCGGGACTGACGGCGGTGGTCGCCGCGAACGACACGGTGGCGCTTGGGGCGTGCGCGGCGCTGCGGGAGCGGGGGCGGAGCATTCCGGACGACGTGTCCGTGGCGGGCTTCGACGACCTGCCGTTCTCGGCGGACGCGATGCCGGCGCTGACGACCGTACGGCTGCCGCTGTACGAGGCGGGGGCGCGGGCGGGGCGGCTCGCGATGGGGCGGGAGGCGGTGCCGGGGGGTGTCGTGCCGGTGCCGGCGGAGCTGGTGGTGCGGGGGTCCACGGGGGTGGCCGCGGTTCGCGGGTGA
- a CDS encoding Gfo/Idh/MocA family protein: protein MTRRTVRIAMNGVTGRMGYRQHLVRSVLALREQGGLELGDGTVLWPEPVLVGRREHALREMAGHHGLTEWSTDLDAVLADGTIDIYFDAQVTSAREDAIRKAITAGKHIYTEKPSATGLDAALGLARLARDAGVKHGVVQDKVFLPGLLKLKRLIDGGFFGEILSVRGEFGYWVFEGDWQDAQRPSWNYRAEDGGGIVVDMFPHWEYVLHELFGRVTTVQAHVATHIPQRWDEHGKPYAATADDAAYGIFQLEGGVVAQINSSWAVRVNRDELVEFQVDGTHGSAVAGLRNCRMQHRAATPKPVWNPDLPVSHSFRDQWQEVPDNEPYDNGFKAQWELFLRHVALDEPYTWDLLAGARGVQLAELGLKSSAEGRRYDVPELAL, encoded by the coding sequence GTGACACGCAGGACAGTGCGCATCGCCATGAACGGCGTCACGGGCCGGATGGGGTACCGCCAGCACCTCGTCCGCTCGGTCCTCGCCCTCCGCGAACAGGGCGGTCTCGAGCTGGGCGACGGCACGGTCCTGTGGCCGGAGCCCGTCCTGGTGGGCCGCCGCGAACACGCGCTCAGGGAGATGGCCGGGCACCACGGCCTCACCGAGTGGTCCACGGACCTCGACGCGGTCCTGGCCGACGGGACGATCGACATCTACTTCGACGCGCAGGTCACGTCCGCCCGCGAGGACGCCATCAGAAAGGCCATCACCGCGGGCAAGCACATCTACACGGAGAAGCCCTCGGCCACCGGTCTCGACGCCGCCCTCGGCCTGGCCCGCCTCGCCCGCGACGCCGGCGTCAAGCACGGCGTCGTACAGGACAAGGTCTTCCTTCCCGGCCTGCTCAAGCTGAAGCGCCTGATCGACGGCGGCTTCTTCGGCGAGATCCTCTCCGTCCGCGGCGAGTTCGGCTACTGGGTCTTCGAGGGGGACTGGCAGGACGCCCAGCGCCCCTCCTGGAACTACCGCGCGGAGGACGGCGGCGGCATCGTCGTCGACATGTTCCCGCACTGGGAGTACGTCCTGCACGAGCTGTTCGGCCGCGTCACGACCGTCCAGGCGCACGTCGCGACGCACATCCCGCAGCGCTGGGACGAGCACGGCAAGCCGTACGCCGCCACGGCCGACGACGCGGCGTACGGGATCTTCCAGCTCGAAGGCGGCGTGGTGGCCCAGATCAACTCCTCCTGGGCGGTCCGCGTCAACCGCGACGAACTGGTCGAGTTCCAGGTGGACGGAACGCACGGCTCGGCCGTCGCCGGCCTGCGCAACTGCCGCATGCAGCACCGCGCGGCGACCCCCAAGCCGGTCTGGAACCCGGACCTCCCGGTGTCGCACTCCTTCCGCGACCAGTGGCAGGAGGTCCCGGACAACGAGCCGTACGACAACGGCTTCAAGGCGCAGTGGGAGCTGTTCCTGCGCCATGTCGCGCTCGACGAGCCGTACACCTGGGACCTGCTGGCCGGAGCGCGCGGCGTACAGCTCGCCGAACTGGGCCTCAAGTCGTCCGCCGAGGGCCGCCGTTACGACGTCCCGGAGCTGGCGCTGTGA